In Paraburkholderia flava, one genomic interval encodes:
- the argG gene encoding argininosuccinate synthase, with the protein MSTILENLPTGQKVGIAFSGGLDTSAALHWMRLKGAVPYAYTANLGQPDEDDYDSIPRRATEYGAEGARLIDCRAQLVAEGLAALQSGAFHISTAGVTYFNTTPIGRAVTGTMLVAAMKEDGVNIWGDGSTYKGNDIERFYRYGLLVNPDLKIYKPWLDQQFIDELGGRAEMSEFMRQAGFAYKMSAEKAYSTDSNLLGATHEAKDLESLESGIKIVNPIMGVAFWRDDVQVAKEEVTIRFEEGHPVALNGKTYTDSVELLLEANRIGGRHGLGMSDQIENRIIEAKSRGIYEAPGLALLYIAYERLVTGIHNEDTIEQYRENGRRLGRFLYQGRWFDPQAIMLRETAQRWVARAVTGEVTVELRRGNDYSILSTKSPNLTYQPERLSMEKVVSTFSPRDRIGQLTMRNLDITDTRDKLRVYSQIGLLSASDASVLPQLKSGKSED; encoded by the coding sequence ATGAGCACAATTCTTGAAAATCTTCCGACGGGCCAGAAGGTAGGCATCGCCTTCTCCGGTGGCCTCGACACCAGCGCGGCACTGCACTGGATGCGTCTCAAGGGCGCCGTGCCCTATGCGTACACAGCAAACCTCGGCCAGCCCGACGAGGACGACTACGATTCGATCCCGCGCCGCGCGACCGAATACGGCGCGGAAGGCGCCCGACTGATCGACTGCCGCGCGCAACTCGTCGCGGAAGGCCTGGCAGCACTGCAATCCGGCGCGTTCCACATTTCGACCGCAGGCGTCACGTACTTCAACACGACCCCGATCGGCCGTGCGGTCACGGGCACGATGCTGGTCGCCGCGATGAAGGAAGACGGCGTCAACATCTGGGGCGACGGCAGCACGTACAAGGGCAACGACATCGAGCGCTTCTACCGCTACGGTCTGCTTGTGAACCCGGATCTGAAGATCTACAAGCCGTGGCTCGACCAGCAGTTCATCGACGAACTCGGTGGTCGCGCCGAGATGTCCGAGTTCATGCGTCAGGCAGGATTCGCGTACAAGATGTCGGCGGAAAAAGCGTATTCGACCGATTCGAACCTGCTCGGCGCGACGCATGAAGCGAAGGATCTCGAAAGCCTCGAAAGCGGCATCAAGATCGTCAACCCGATCATGGGCGTCGCGTTCTGGCGCGACGACGTGCAGGTCGCGAAGGAAGAAGTGACGATCCGCTTCGAAGAAGGTCATCCGGTCGCGCTGAACGGCAAGACGTACACGGATTCGGTCGAACTGCTTCTGGAAGCGAACCGCATCGGCGGGCGTCACGGCCTCGGCATGAGCGACCAGATCGAGAACCGGATCATCGAGGCGAAGAGCCGCGGCATCTACGAAGCCCCGGGCCTCGCGCTGCTGTACATCGCGTACGAGCGTCTCGTCACGGGCATCCACAATGAAGACACGATCGAGCAGTATCGCGAGAACGGTCGCCGTCTTGGCCGCTTCCTGTATCAAGGCCGCTGGTTCGATCCGCAAGCGATCATGCTGCGCGAAACCGCACAACGCTGGGTCGCGCGCGCGGTCACCGGCGAAGTGACGGTCGAACTGCGTCGCGGTAACGACTACTCGATTCTCAGCACGAAGTCGCCGAACCTGACGTATCAACCGGAGCGTCTGTCGATGGAGAAGGTCGTGTCGACGTTCTCGCCGCGCGACCGGATCGGCCAGCTGACGATGCGCAACCTCGACATCACCGACACGCGCGACAAGCTGCGCGTCTATTCGCAGATCGGTTTGCTGTCGGCCAGCGATGCATCGGTGCTGCCGCAGTTGAAGAGCGGCAAGAGCGAGGATTAA
- the ampC gene encoding class C beta-lactamase codes for MSRNAPRINKILLLLTCLWATHSYAAGNADSSPQTRAIDAIVQPLQQKYALPGVAVAVTVDGKQSFYNYGVMSKATDEAVTPQTLFEIGSFSKTFTATLACYAEVDGKLSLSDNASKYLPALRGSPIDHVSLLNLGTHTSGLPLFVPDSITNNDQLMAYFRAWKPEHPIGSYRIYSNLGIGMLGMAAAASLNQPFDDAIEKRLLPELGMTHSYINVPANEMKRYAQGYTKTDAPVRVNPGMLSSEAYGLKSSTSDLIRFLDANMQVVPVNNKLQRAIACTHTGYYKVGKFVQDMVWEEYPYPMALDTLVESNSPDAIFKGSPATAITPPLQPQQAYLLGKTGSTNGFSTYAAFVPGKKIGVVILANKSYPLDARVTAAYEILNSLDAGSKP; via the coding sequence ATGTCCAGAAACGCGCCACGCATCAACAAAATACTATTGCTGCTCACGTGCCTGTGGGCCACACACAGCTACGCGGCGGGGAACGCAGACTCGTCGCCGCAGACGCGCGCGATCGATGCAATCGTCCAGCCGTTGCAGCAGAAATACGCGCTGCCCGGCGTCGCGGTCGCGGTCACCGTCGACGGCAAGCAATCGTTCTACAACTATGGCGTGATGTCGAAGGCGACTGACGAAGCAGTCACGCCGCAGACGCTCTTCGAAATCGGCTCGTTCAGCAAGACTTTCACCGCGACGCTCGCGTGCTACGCGGAAGTGGACGGCAAGCTTTCGCTTTCGGACAACGCGAGCAAGTACCTGCCCGCATTGCGCGGCAGCCCCATCGATCACGTCAGTCTGCTGAATCTCGGTACGCACACATCGGGGCTGCCATTGTTCGTGCCGGACAGCATCACGAACAACGATCAGTTGATGGCCTACTTCCGCGCATGGAAACCGGAGCATCCGATCGGCAGCTACCGGATCTACTCGAATCTCGGCATCGGCATGCTCGGCATGGCGGCCGCGGCCAGCCTGAACCAGCCATTCGACGATGCAATCGAAAAGCGGTTGCTGCCCGAACTCGGCATGACGCACAGCTACATCAACGTGCCCGCGAACGAAATGAAGCGCTACGCGCAGGGCTACACGAAAACCGATGCGCCGGTCAGAGTGAATCCCGGCATGCTGTCGTCAGAAGCGTATGGGCTCAAATCCAGTACGTCCGATCTGATCCGTTTCCTCGACGCGAACATGCAGGTCGTGCCTGTGAACAACAAGCTGCAACGCGCGATCGCGTGCACGCATACCGGCTACTACAAGGTGGGCAAATTCGTTCAAGACATGGTGTGGGAAGAGTACCCGTACCCGATGGCACTCGACACGCTCGTCGAAAGCAACAGTCCCGATGCGATTTTCAAAGGCTCGCCGGCCACTGCGATCACACCGCCGTTGCAGCCTCAACAAGCGTATCTGCTCGGCAAGACCGGTTCGACGAACGGCTTCTCGACTTACGCCGCGTTCGTGCCGGGGAAGAAAATCGGTGTCGTGATACTCGCGAACAAATCGTACCCGCTCGACGCGCGTGTCACCGCCGCGTACGAAATCCTGAATTCGCTCGATGCTGGTAGCAAGCCTTAA
- a CDS encoding chloride channel protein — translation MSAENERRPASVDEPRSLAGFAAVTVLTGIGAGLGGMALALLLHAIQHVAYGYSVAHVISAESFLEGVTDTAPLRRLIVVSICGLIAGGGWWALYRYGRPLVGIRKAMNSDDPRMPGLSTTIHALLQIVTVAMGSPLGREVAPREIGAAFAAWLSRRAGLSVADRRIMVACGAGAGLAAVYNVPLGGAVFVLEVLLGTFEWTVVVPALATSAIAAVVAWIGLGNEHQYQVPQFTLNAQLVVWSIVCGPLFGVAAYAFTRLMSHARSLAPKDQRLPVLTLLNFVVIGVLAMSLPQLLGNGKGPAGLSFDSHLTVGLAATLLVLKVAITASTLRCGAEGGLLTPGLANGALLSLVIAGLLNPLWPGMQPGAFAVVGAASFLAASMQMPITAVVLILEFTRVNHDMLIPMLLAVGGSVSTYKLAARWFPSSLPAAKQPEPAMRIRRTI, via the coding sequence ATGTCAGCCGAAAACGAACGCCGTCCAGCCTCCGTCGACGAACCCCGTTCGCTCGCGGGATTCGCGGCGGTCACGGTGCTGACCGGCATCGGTGCGGGGCTCGGCGGCATGGCGCTCGCGCTGTTGCTGCATGCGATCCAGCACGTCGCGTACGGCTACAGCGTCGCGCATGTGATCAGCGCGGAGAGTTTTCTCGAAGGCGTGACGGACACGGCGCCGCTGCGTCGTCTGATCGTCGTGTCGATCTGCGGACTGATCGCGGGCGGCGGCTGGTGGGCGCTGTATCGCTATGGCCGGCCGCTCGTCGGCATTCGCAAGGCGATGAACAGCGACGACCCGCGGATGCCCGGCCTGAGCACGACGATTCATGCGCTGCTGCAGATTGTCACCGTCGCGATGGGCTCGCCGCTCGGCCGCGAAGTCGCGCCGCGCGAAATCGGCGCGGCGTTTGCGGCGTGGCTGTCGCGCCGCGCGGGACTGTCGGTGGCGGATCGACGGATCATGGTCGCGTGCGGTGCCGGCGCCGGTCTCGCCGCCGTGTACAACGTGCCGCTCGGTGGCGCGGTGTTCGTACTCGAAGTGCTGCTCGGCACGTTCGAGTGGACAGTCGTCGTTCCCGCGCTCGCGACGTCGGCGATCGCAGCAGTGGTCGCGTGGATCGGGCTCGGCAACGAACATCAGTATCAGGTGCCGCAGTTCACGCTGAACGCGCAACTGGTGGTGTGGTCGATCGTGTGCGGGCCGCTGTTCGGTGTGGCCGCGTATGCGTTCACGCGCCTCATGAGCCATGCCCGTTCGCTCGCACCGAAAGACCAGCGCCTGCCGGTGTTGACGCTGCTCAATTTCGTCGTGATCGGCGTGCTCGCGATGTCGTTGCCGCAACTGCTCGGCAACGGCAAGGGACCGGCCGGCCTCAGCTTCGACAGTCACCTGACCGTCGGCCTCGCCGCGACACTGCTCGTGCTGAAGGTCGCGATCACCGCAAGCACGCTGCGTTGCGGCGCCGAGGGCGGATTGCTCACACCGGGTCTCGCGAACGGCGCGTTGTTGTCGCTCGTGATCGCCGGCCTGCTGAATCCGCTGTGGCCCGGCATGCAACCGGGCGCATTCGCGGTCGTCGGTGCGGCATCGTTTCTTGCTGCGTCGATGCAGATGCCGATCACCGCAGTCGTGCTGATTCTCGAATTCACACGGGTCAATCACGACATGTTGATTCCGATGCTGCTCGCGGTCGGTGGATCGGTGAGCACGTACAAGCTCGCGGCGCGCTGGTTCCCTTCGTCGCTGCCGGCTGCGAAACAACCGGAACCTGCGATGAGAATCCGCCGCACGATCTGA
- a CDS encoding DUF4148 domain-containing protein: protein MKTLIAIALTLGACTASISSFASTTAPLTRAQVYADLVRVEQAGYTPSLGDDANYPEDIQAAEAKIAAEDSAAATAQNAANAQGAVGGTTSNGTSQAGASTY from the coding sequence ATGAAAACGCTTATAGCCATTGCACTGACCCTCGGTGCCTGTACCGCCTCCATCAGCTCGTTCGCGAGCACGACCGCGCCGCTCACGCGTGCGCAGGTCTACGCCGATCTCGTACGCGTCGAACAGGCGGGTTACACGCCGAGCTTAGGCGACGATGCCAATTACCCCGAAGACATTCAGGCTGCGGAAGCGAAAATCGCTGCGGAAGATTCAGCCGCTGCCACTGCGCAAAACGCAGCGAATGCGCAAGGTGCGGTTGGCGGGACGACTTCGAATGGCACTTCGCAGGCAGGGGCGTCGACGTATTGA
- a CDS encoding DUF4148 domain-containing protein, whose translation MKKLSFIALSFVALASASAFTNASAQEKTRAEVRQELIQAENNGSRLVTDTSYPDVNPIFAQQLKHQQQQQAQTQGAVGAQTAGTSSSGMRMGTDAMTECVGPVSYCSVYFGS comes from the coding sequence ATGAAAAAGCTTTCGTTCATCGCACTGTCCTTCGTTGCCCTCGCTTCGGCAAGCGCATTCACCAATGCATCCGCACAGGAAAAGACCCGCGCCGAAGTGCGTCAGGAACTGATTCAGGCGGAGAACAACGGGTCGCGTCTCGTCACCGACACGTCGTACCCCGACGTCAATCCGATCTTCGCGCAGCAGCTCAAGCATCAACAACAGCAGCAAGCGCAAACGCAAGGCGCAGTCGGCGCACAGACCGCCGGCACGAGCAGCAGCGGCATGCGCATGGGAACCGATGCGATGACCGAGTGCGTCGGCCCTGTCAGCTATTGCTCGGTGTATTTCGGCAGCTGA
- a CDS encoding D-2-hydroxyacid dehydrogenase family protein, translating to MNITILDDYFDTVRHLPSFRKLDGHTVTVWNDHVQDVDALAERLRDTEVLVLIRERTQIRAPLIARLPKLRLISQRSVFPHIDIDACTAQGVIVSSNQHAGTPSYAAAELTWGLAIAAMRQIPQQMRSLQTGGWQIGVGRSLHGRTLGIYGYGRIGAEVARYGAAFGMKVLVWAREASLQQAREDGWDTAPDKQTFFESCDVLSLHMRLVKDTRGIVTADDLARMKPDALLINTSRSGLIVPGALEHALQAGRPGMAAVDVFDEEPLRDPQHPLLRMPNVVCTPHIGYVTEDEYEVQFSDIFDQVVAYADGHPVHVVNPDSLNKH from the coding sequence ATGAACATCACCATTCTTGACGACTACTTCGACACCGTTCGTCACCTGCCCAGCTTCCGCAAGCTGGACGGTCACACGGTAACGGTATGGAACGACCACGTGCAGGACGTCGATGCACTGGCCGAACGACTGCGCGACACGGAGGTACTCGTGCTGATCCGCGAGCGCACGCAGATCCGCGCGCCGCTGATCGCGCGATTGCCGAAATTGCGTTTGATCAGCCAGCGCAGCGTCTTTCCGCACATCGACATCGATGCGTGCACCGCGCAAGGCGTCATCGTTTCATCGAATCAGCACGCCGGCACGCCGTCGTATGCGGCAGCCGAACTGACGTGGGGTCTTGCCATCGCGGCGATGCGCCAGATTCCGCAGCAGATGCGTTCGCTGCAAACCGGCGGCTGGCAGATCGGCGTCGGCCGCAGTCTGCATGGACGCACGCTCGGCATCTACGGTTATGGCCGCATCGGTGCCGAAGTGGCGCGCTACGGCGCCGCGTTCGGGATGAAGGTGCTCGTGTGGGCACGCGAGGCGTCGCTGCAGCAGGCTCGCGAAGACGGTTGGGACACTGCGCCGGACAAGCAGACGTTCTTCGAATCGTGTGACGTGCTGTCGCTGCATATGCGGCTTGTTAAGGACACCCGCGGCATCGTCACCGCCGATGACCTCGCCCGGATGAAACCAGACGCACTGCTGATCAACACAAGCCGCTCCGGACTGATCGTGCCGGGCGCGCTCGAACACGCGTTGCAGGCAGGCCGCCCCGGCATGGCCGCCGTCGACGTGTTCGACGAAGAGCCGCTACGCGACCCGCAGCATCCGCTGCTGCGCATGCCGAACGTCGTGTGCACACCGCACATCGGCTACGTCACCGAGGACGAGTACGAGGTGCAGTTCTCCGATATCTTCGATCAGGTCGTCGCGTATGCGGACGGGCATCCGGTTCATGTGGTGAATCCGGACTCGCTCAACAAGCACTAA
- a CDS encoding cupin domain-containing protein, whose product MTHSLRFLALVVAAMAAPLAQAATIAASTAPAAKDTVVLQRVPVPGTDREMGMGIAEFPPNAAKPRHKATGPEVFYVLEGEVTVQIEGQPARVVHAGESVKLPANVVHVTTAGPAGAKVVATWVWVPGKPFNIAVPD is encoded by the coding sequence GTGACACACTCTCTTCGTTTCCTTGCCCTCGTCGTCGCTGCGATGGCCGCGCCGCTCGCGCAGGCAGCCACCATCGCAGCCTCCACCGCACCCGCCGCGAAAGACACCGTCGTACTACAGCGAGTACCCGTTCCGGGCACCGATCGCGAGATGGGCATGGGCATCGCCGAGTTCCCTCCGAACGCCGCGAAGCCGCGACATAAAGCTACGGGCCCGGAAGTGTTCTACGTGCTCGAAGGCGAGGTGACGGTGCAGATCGAAGGTCAGCCCGCGCGTGTCGTGCATGCGGGCGAGAGCGTGAAACTCCCTGCGAACGTCGTGCACGTAACGACAGCAGGACCGGCCGGCGCGAAAGTCGTCGCGACATGGGTGTGGGTGCCGGGCAAGCCTTTCAACATCGCGGTGCCGGATTAA
- the clpP gene encoding ATP-dependent Clp endopeptidase proteolytic subunit ClpP produces the protein MPFHPSSVSGLGLVPTVIEQSGRGERAYDIYSRLLRERIVFLVGPVNEQSASLIVAQLLFLESENPDKDISFYINSPGGSVYDGMAIYDTMHFIKPDVSTLCTGFAASMGTFLLAAGTRGKRFALPNARIMIHQPSGGSQGTAADVEIQAREVLFQRERLNAMLAECTGRSIEQIVKDTDRDNFMSAEEAKTYGLIDDVLAHRDAAMAAAAAHENTE, from the coding sequence ATGCCATTTCATCCCTCATCCGTTTCCGGACTCGGCCTCGTGCCGACGGTCATCGAACAGTCCGGACGCGGCGAACGCGCTTACGACATCTACTCGCGGTTGCTGCGCGAACGGATCGTGTTTCTGGTCGGCCCGGTCAACGAACAGTCGGCGAGCCTGATCGTCGCGCAACTGCTGTTTCTTGAATCGGAGAACCCGGACAAGGACATCTCTTTTTATATTAACTCGCCGGGCGGTTCGGTCTACGACGGCATGGCGATCTACGACACGATGCACTTCATCAAGCCCGACGTGTCGACGCTGTGCACCGGTTTCGCCGCGAGCATGGGCACGTTCCTGCTGGCGGCCGGCACACGCGGCAAACGCTTCGCGTTGCCGAACGCGCGGATCATGATCCATCAGCCGTCGGGCGGCAGCCAGGGAACCGCCGCCGACGTCGAGATCCAGGCGAGGGAAGTGCTGTTTCAGCGCGAGCGGCTGAACGCGATGCTCGCCGAGTGCACCGGACGAAGCATCGAGCAGATCGTCAAGGACACGGACCGCGACAACTTCATGTCGGCGGAAGAGGCGAAGACGTATGGGTTGATCGACGATGTGCTGGCGCATCGGGATGCAGCGATGGCGGCTGCGGCCGCGCATGAGAATACTGAATAG